A genomic stretch from Hemibagrus wyckioides isolate EC202008001 linkage group LG18, SWU_Hwy_1.0, whole genome shotgun sequence includes:
- the LOC131368807 gene encoding 15-hydroxyprostaglandin dehydrogenase [NAD(+)]-like isoform X2, with translation MWHFAASISQKKNMAMLLVCLRRLSCNNNKKRAQVRMLKGKVAVVTGSAQGLGKAFTHILLENGAQVAMLDVNEVMGQELQVQLNQQYGSDRTQFFKADVSLDQQFTDVFQKILSKLGHIDVWCNNAGIADEKSWEKTVSINLSGVVRGTYLVLEHMKKQNGGNGGVIINVASLAVYIWKNYTEIKISEFLIKQICCVLK, from the exons ATGTGGCACTTTGCAGCTTCAAtcagccagaaaaaaaatatggcaatgctgcttgtgtgtttaagaagactatcgtgtaataacaataaaaaacg AGCTCAGGTCAGGATGCTGAAGGGAAAAGTGGCCGTAGTGACCGGCTCGGCTCAGGGTCTGGGAAAAGCCTTCACACACATCCTGCTGGAGAACGGAGCTCAG GTGGCCATGCTGGATGTGAATGAGGTGATGGGTCAGGAGCTGCAGGTCCAGTTGAATCAGCAGTATGGATCGGACCGAACGCAGTTCTTTAAAGCAGACGTGTCATTGGATCAGCAGTTTACAG ATGTGTTCCAGAAGATTCTCAGTAAGTTAGGTCACATTGATGTGTGGTGTAATAACGCTGGCATTGCTGATGAGAAGAGCTGGGAGAAAACCGTCTCCATAAACCTG TCAGGAGTGGTGAGAGGAACATATTTGGTCCTGGAGCACATGAAAAAGCAGAACGGTGGAAATGGAGGAGTTATTATCAACGTTGCATCACTGGCag TCTACATCTGGAAAAACTACACCGAAATAAAGATTTCGGAATTTTTGATTAAACAAATCTgttgtgttttaaaatga
- the LOC131368807 gene encoding 15-hydroxyprostaglandin dehydrogenase [NAD(+)]-like isoform X1, with the protein MWHFAASISQKKNMAMLLVCLRRLSCNNNKKRAQVRMLKGKVAVVTGSAQGLGKAFTHILLENGAQVAMLDVNEVMGQELQVQLNQQYGSDRTQFFKADVSLDQQFTDVFQKILSKLGHIDVWCNNAGIADEKSWEKTVSINLSGVVRGTYLVLEHMKKQNGGNGGVIINVASLAGKQEVGIITMKPAPVTGSRCAAAGIRDRNRDAART; encoded by the exons ATGTGGCACTTTGCAGCTTCAAtcagccagaaaaaaaatatggcaatgctgcttgtgtgtttaagaagactatcgtgtaataacaataaaaaacg AGCTCAGGTCAGGATGCTGAAGGGAAAAGTGGCCGTAGTGACCGGCTCGGCTCAGGGTCTGGGAAAAGCCTTCACACACATCCTGCTGGAGAACGGAGCTCAG GTGGCCATGCTGGATGTGAATGAGGTGATGGGTCAGGAGCTGCAGGTCCAGTTGAATCAGCAGTATGGATCGGACCGAACGCAGTTCTTTAAAGCAGACGTGTCATTGGATCAGCAGTTTACAG ATGTGTTCCAGAAGATTCTCAGTAAGTTAGGTCACATTGATGTGTGGTGTAATAACGCTGGCATTGCTGATGAGAAGAGCTGGGAGAAAACCGTCTCCATAAACCTG TCAGGAGTGGTGAGAGGAACATATTTGGTCCTGGAGCACATGAAAAAGCAGAACGGTGGAAATGGAGGAGTTATTATCAACGTTGCATCACTGGCag ggaaacaggaagtgggaaTCATCACCATGAAACCCGCACCCGTCACCGGGTCGCGGTGTGCAGCAGCAGGAATCCGCGACCGGAACAGAGACGCAGCACGGACATGA
- the LOC131368807 gene encoding 15-hydroxyprostaglandin dehydrogenase [NAD(+)]-like isoform X3: MWHFAASISQKKNMAMLLVCLRRLSCNNNKKRAQVRMLKGKVAVVTGSAQGLGKAFTHILLENGAQVAMLDVNEVMGQELQVQLNQQYGSDRTQFFKADVSLDQQFTDVFQKILSKLGHIDVWCNNAGIADEKSWEKTVSINLSGVVRGTYLVLEHMKKQNGGNGGVIINVASLAE, encoded by the exons ATGTGGCACTTTGCAGCTTCAAtcagccagaaaaaaaatatggcaatgctgcttgtgtgtttaagaagactatcgtgtaataacaataaaaaacg AGCTCAGGTCAGGATGCTGAAGGGAAAAGTGGCCGTAGTGACCGGCTCGGCTCAGGGTCTGGGAAAAGCCTTCACACACATCCTGCTGGAGAACGGAGCTCAG GTGGCCATGCTGGATGTGAATGAGGTGATGGGTCAGGAGCTGCAGGTCCAGTTGAATCAGCAGTATGGATCGGACCGAACGCAGTTCTTTAAAGCAGACGTGTCATTGGATCAGCAGTTTACAG ATGTGTTCCAGAAGATTCTCAGTAAGTTAGGTCACATTGATGTGTGGTGTAATAACGCTGGCATTGCTGATGAGAAGAGCTGGGAGAAAACCGTCTCCATAAACCTG TCAGGAGTGGTGAGAGGAACATATTTGGTCCTGGAGCACATGAAAAAGCAGAACGGTGGAAATGGAGGAGTTATTATCAACGTTGCATCACTGGCag AGTGA
- the LOC131368807 gene encoding 15-hydroxyprostaglandin dehydrogenase [NAD(+)]-like isoform X4, producing MLKGKVAVVTGSAQGLGKAFTHILLENGAQVAMLDVNEVMGQELQVQLNQQYGSDRTQFFKADVSLDQQFTDVFQKILSKLGHIDVWCNNAGIADEKSWEKTVSINLSGVVRGTYLVLEHMKKQNGGNGGVIINVASLAGKQEVGIITMKPAPVTGSRCAAAGIRDRNRDAART from the exons ATGCTGAAGGGAAAAGTGGCCGTAGTGACCGGCTCGGCTCAGGGTCTGGGAAAAGCCTTCACACACATCCTGCTGGAGAACGGAGCTCAG GTGGCCATGCTGGATGTGAATGAGGTGATGGGTCAGGAGCTGCAGGTCCAGTTGAATCAGCAGTATGGATCGGACCGAACGCAGTTCTTTAAAGCAGACGTGTCATTGGATCAGCAGTTTACAG ATGTGTTCCAGAAGATTCTCAGTAAGTTAGGTCACATTGATGTGTGGTGTAATAACGCTGGCATTGCTGATGAGAAGAGCTGGGAGAAAACCGTCTCCATAAACCTG TCAGGAGTGGTGAGAGGAACATATTTGGTCCTGGAGCACATGAAAAAGCAGAACGGTGGAAATGGAGGAGTTATTATCAACGTTGCATCACTGGCag ggaaacaggaagtgggaaTCATCACCATGAAACCCGCACCCGTCACCGGGTCGCGGTGTGCAGCAGCAGGAATCCGCGACCGGAACAGAGACGCAGCACGGACATGA
- the LOC131368809 gene encoding la-related protein 1-like isoform X1, whose product MQHLINEDPHHPVEKKEFREAPPPKVNPWTKKLNSVTVNGQTAPEQTGPAKVVRAGNPRSRRGGKVTHTHTHLYIHGCVGDFGDATNWPTPGEIATKEVQGCKKASVKKESKEKRDSEETKENQKTKSDDSGEEKNREEDAHKNSSKVELECDYIYLIK is encoded by the exons ATGCAGCACCTGATAAATGAAGATCCTCATCATCCAGTGGAGAAGAAGGAGTTCAGAGAGGCGCCTCCGCCCAAAGTCAACCCGTGGACCAAGAAGCTCAACTCGGTGACGGTGAACGGACAGACCGCTCCCG AGCAAACTGGACCAGCAAAAGTGGTGAGAGCAGGAAACCCCCGGTCCAGGAGAGGAggaaaggtgacacacacacacacacacctctacattcATGGCTGT gttggaGATTTTGGCGATGCCACTAACTGGCCGACACCCGGCGAAATTGCCACCAAGGAAGTGCAG gGGTGTAAGAAGGCCTCAGTAAAAAAGGAGTCTAAAGAGAAGAGGGACAGTGAGGAGACTAAAGAGAACCAGAAGACCAAATCAGATGATTCAGGAGAGGAGAAGAACAGAGAGGAAGATGCGCACAAAAACAGCAGTAAAGTAGAGTTAGAAtgtgattatatatatttaataaaatga
- the LOC131368809 gene encoding la-related protein 1-like isoform X2, producing MQHLINEDPHHPVEKKEFREAPPPKVNPWTKKLNSVTVNGQTAPEQTGPAKVVRAGNPRSRRGGKVGDFGDATNWPTPGEIATKEVQGCKKASVKKESKEKRDSEETKENQKTKSDDSGEEKNREEDAHKNSSKVELECDYIYLIK from the exons ATGCAGCACCTGATAAATGAAGATCCTCATCATCCAGTGGAGAAGAAGGAGTTCAGAGAGGCGCCTCCGCCCAAAGTCAACCCGTGGACCAAGAAGCTCAACTCGGTGACGGTGAACGGACAGACCGCTCCCG AGCAAACTGGACCAGCAAAAGTGGTGAGAGCAGGAAACCCCCGGTCCAGGAGAGGAggaaag gttggaGATTTTGGCGATGCCACTAACTGGCCGACACCCGGCGAAATTGCCACCAAGGAAGTGCAG gGGTGTAAGAAGGCCTCAGTAAAAAAGGAGTCTAAAGAGAAGAGGGACAGTGAGGAGACTAAAGAGAACCAGAAGACCAAATCAGATGATTCAGGAGAGGAGAAGAACAGAGAGGAAGATGCGCACAAAAACAGCAGTAAAGTAGAGTTAGAAtgtgattatatatatttaataaaatga